A section of the Candidatus Auribacterota bacterium genome encodes:
- a CDS encoding RtcB family protein, which produces MEVRQVSEFLWEIPKSDEMRVPGRIYADRAIIDQLMADQPKAREWNALLQVKNVACLPGIQKYSLAMADIHPGYGFPIGGVGAFDTKEGIVTVAGVGFDCNCGVRTLITPLSRVEVEKKKAELAEALYRGIPAGLGSEGDFRLNKREIENVLRTGARFSVTRGYGTEADLEFIEENGCIAGAKPENVSDKAKERQFRQVGTLGSGNHYLEVQYVDEIYDEATARVYGLEKDSVVVSIHCGSRALGHQIGTDYLVKLKRASQKYNIPIREQELVGAPIESPEGQEYISAMFCGINCAFANRQALAHLTRGCFSRVFGTDHALIRMLYDVGHNTAKFETHTVDGKNKRLLIHRKGATRAFAAGSTEIPAAYRSVGQPVLVGGTMGTYSFILRGTEKGMAETFGSTVHGAGRLKSRTQAKREYRGEKIVGELRSRGIIVRAHSLPGTAEEAPGAYKDVREVVEVMEGAGVNIKVARLRPMICVKG; this is translated from the coding sequence ATCGAGGTGCGGCAGGTTTCGGAGTTCCTGTGGGAAATTCCTAAAAGCGATGAGATGCGTGTGCCCGGGAGAATCTATGCCGACCGCGCGATCATCGACCAGCTCATGGCCGACCAGCCCAAGGCACGAGAGTGGAACGCGCTCCTCCAGGTGAAGAATGTCGCCTGCCTGCCCGGCATCCAGAAATACTCGCTCGCCATGGCTGATATCCACCCCGGCTACGGCTTCCCCATCGGGGGGGTCGGCGCGTTCGATACAAAAGAGGGCATCGTCACCGTCGCCGGCGTTGGCTTCGACTGCAACTGCGGCGTGCGCACCCTGATCACTCCCCTCTCCAGGGTCGAGGTGGAGAAGAAAAAAGCAGAACTCGCGGAGGCGCTCTACCGGGGCATCCCCGCCGGGCTGGGATCGGAAGGTGATTTCAGGCTGAACAAGCGCGAGATAGAAAACGTGCTGCGCACAGGCGCCCGGTTCTCTGTCACACGCGGGTACGGCACTGAGGCCGATCTCGAATTCATCGAGGAGAACGGATGCATCGCGGGAGCGAAGCCGGAGAACGTGAGCGATAAGGCAAAGGAGCGGCAGTTCCGCCAGGTGGGCACGCTCGGCTCAGGCAATCACTACCTCGAGGTTCAATACGTGGACGAAATCTATGATGAGGCGACGGCGCGTGTCTACGGGCTTGAGAAAGACTCAGTAGTGGTCTCAATCCACTGCGGGAGCCGCGCGCTCGGCCACCAGATCGGCACCGATTACCTCGTCAAGCTGAAGCGGGCGAGCCAGAAATACAATATCCCCATCCGCGAGCAGGAGCTCGTGGGGGCGCCGATCGAGAGCCCCGAGGGGCAGGAATACATCTCGGCCATGTTCTGCGGAATCAACTGCGCATTCGCCAACCGCCAGGCGCTCGCGCATTTGACGAGAGGGTGTTTCAGCAGGGTGTTCGGCACCGATCACGCTCTCATCCGCATGCTCTACGACGTGGGGCACAATACCGCCAAATTTGAAACGCACACCGTGGACGGGAAGAACAAGCGGCTCCTTATCCACCGCAAGGGTGCCACGAGGGCATTCGCCGCGGGGAGCACGGAGATCCCCGCGGCATACAGGAGCGTGGGGCAGCCGGTGCTCGTCGGCGGGACGATGGGAACATACTCGTTCATCCTGAGGGGGACTGAAAAAGGGATGGCGGAGACCTTCGGGAGCACCGTGCACGGCGCGGGGAGACTCAAGTCGCGCACGCAGGCGAAGCGAGAGTACCGCGGGGAGAAAATAGTCGGTGAGCTGCGCTCCAGGGGGATCATCGTGAGGGCGCACAGCCTCCCCGGCACGGCCGAAGAGGCCCCCGGCGCGTACAAGGATGTGCGGGAGGTGGTGGAGGTGATGGAGGGCGCGGGGGTCAACATAAAGGTCGCCCGCCTCCGGCCAATGATATGCGTTAAAGGATAA
- a CDS encoding GxxExxY protein, protein MSKGTLKHGEITDLIIKGLYEVYNELGSGFLESVYENALYIVLKGYGLAVEKQKGIDVHFRGNIIGEFRADLIVNDTVIVEAKATESLAPAHDAQLINYLKSTRIEVGLLINFGSEPEFKRYILDNTRKRSLACHNL, encoded by the coding sequence ATGAGCAAAGGAACACTCAAGCACGGTGAAATTACCGATCTGATCATTAAAGGCCTCTATGAAGTCTATAACGAACTTGGAAGCGGATTTCTCGAATCGGTTTACGAGAACGCCCTCTATATCGTGTTGAAAGGCTATGGATTAGCTGTTGAGAAACAGAAGGGCATTGACGTTCATTTTCGAGGGAATATCATCGGTGAATTCCGCGCTGACTTGATCGTGAACGACACAGTGATTGTTGAAGCAAAGGCCACCGAATCCCTTGCCCCTGCCCATGATGCCCAACTCATAAATTACCTGAAATCCACAAGGATCGAGGTGGGATTGTTGATCAATTTTGGAAGTGAACCTGAATTCAAGCGCTATATTCTTGATAACACCAGGAAGAGATCATTAGCCTGTCATAATCTGTAA